A region from the Pithys albifrons albifrons isolate INPA30051 chromosome Z, PitAlb_v1, whole genome shotgun sequence genome encodes:
- the GAS1 gene encoding growth arrest-specific protein 1: MVARSPTQRGGGGRRWPRAAAWLWLAAALGAVWPPRGSLVQGRRLICWQAVLQCQGEPECSYAYNQYAEACAPVLLQQKPPAAGGGDGSAGAAGAAASSRRRCPSHCIAALIQLNHTRRGPALEDCDCAQDENCRATKRAIEPCLPRTSSPAGGGAGGPGVMGCTEARRRCDWDSRCSLALNRYMTYCGKLFNGLRCTPECRAVIEDMLAVPKAVLLNDCVCDGLERPICESVKENMARLCFGADMGGNGAGSSGGSDGGLEEYYDEDYEEEPSQKGRDDAEDNAGAEPGFPVQADSAGRPAAAVATVLATILLPLLPRL; encoded by the coding sequence ATGGTGGCCCGCTCGCCCACACAGCGCGGAGGCGGAGGGCGGCGCTGGCCGCGGGCGGCCGCCTGGCTGTGGCTGGCGGCGGCGCTGGGCGCCGTGTGGCCGCCGCGGGGCTCGCTGGTGCAGGGCCGGCGGCTGATCTgctggcaggcagtgctgcagtgtCAGGGGGAGCCCGAGTGCAGCTACGCGTACAATCAGTACGCAGAGGCGTGCGCCccggtgctgctgcagcagaagccgccggcggcgggcggcggggacGGCTCGGCGGGCGCTGCAGGCGCAGCCGCCTCCTCCAGGCGGCGGTGCCCGAGTCACTGCATCGCGGCGCTCATCCAGCTCAACCACACCCGACGCGGCCCGGCGCTGGAGGACTGCGACTGCGCGCAGGACGAGAACTGCCGCGCCACCAAGCGCGCCATCGAGCCCTGCCTGCCCCGCACCAGCAGCCCcgcgggcggcggcgcgggcggccCCGGCGTCATGGGCTGCACCGAGGCGCGGCGGCGCTGCGACTGGGACAGCCGCTGCAGCCTGGCGCTGAACCGCTACATGACCTACTGCGGGAAGCTGTTCAACGGGCTGCGCTGCACGCCCGAGTGCCGCGCTGTCATCGAGGACATGCTGGCCGTGCCCAAGGCCGTCCTGCTCAACGACTGCGTCTGCGACGGGCTGGAGCGGCCCATCTGCGAGTCGGTCAAGGAGAACATGGCCCGCCTCTGCTTCGGCGCCGACATGGGCGGCAACGGCgcgggcagcagcggcggctCGGACGGCGGCCTGGAGGAGTACTACGACGAGGACTACGAGGAGGAGCCGAGCCAGAAGGGGAGGGACGACGCGGAGGACAATGCGGGCGCCGAGCCCGGCTTCCCCGTGCAGGCGGATAGCGCCGGCCGGCCCGCCGCGGCGGTCGCCACGGTTCTCGCCACCATcttgctgcccctgctgccacGACTTTAG